From a single Patagioenas fasciata isolate bPatFas1 chromosome 19, bPatFas1.hap1, whole genome shotgun sequence genomic region:
- the DNAJC30 gene encoding dnaJ homolog subfamily C member 30, mitochondrial, which produces MEPAALGRLLRLLPARCAPRPGRVLASSRSGQTGGGVGTNLYEVLGVAATATAAQIKTAYYEQSFRYHPDRNAGSAAAAARFAAVSEAYRVLGSAALRRKYDRGLLSPEDLRGAPQPSGRPPAPAPPPPRAPAARRGSVPPPFDFDAFYRAHYGEQLEREQLLRMKREQLRLRREEAAAQGRFRLLSDLSVGLFFVLSFAIIYGFK; this is translated from the coding sequence ATGGAGCCGGCAGCGCTCGGCCGCCTCCTGCGCCTCCTGCCCGCCCGCTGCGCCCCGCGGCCCGGCCGCGTCCTGGCGTCGTCCCGCAGCGGGCAAACGGGTGGCGGTGTCGGAACAAACCTGTACGAGGTGCTGGGGGTGGCGGCCACGGCGACGGCGGCGCAGATCAAGACCGCGTACTACGAACAGTCGTTCCGTTACCACCCCGACCGCAAcgccggcagcgccgccgccgccgcccgcttcGCCGCCGTTAGCGAGGCCTACCGTGTGCTGGGCAGCGCCGCCCTGCGCCGCAAGTACGACCGCGGCCTCCTCAGCCCCGAGGACCTGCGCGGCGCCCCCCAGCCCTcgggccgcccgcccgcccccgccccgccgcccccccgcgcccccgccgcccgccggggcTCCGTCCCGCCGCCCTTCGACTTCGACGCCTTCTACCGGGCGCACTACGGGGAGCAGCTGGAGCGGGAGCAGCTGCTACGGATGAAGAGGGAGCAGCTGCGGCTCCGCCGGGAGGAGGCTGCGGCCCAGGGGCGATTCAGGCTCCTCTCTGACCTCTCCGTGGGGCTCTTCTTCGTCCTGAGCTTCGCCATCATCTACGGCTTCAAGTGA